From a region of the Panicum virgatum strain AP13 chromosome 2K, P.virgatum_v5, whole genome shotgun sequence genome:
- the LOC120695549 gene encoding uncharacterized protein LOC120695549, whose translation MPNPNTGKLPGQAEPPVKEHINAITTKGGRSTQDPPHPNDAGKQQEKTPGGSEAQKESGEQVPPREETPRLSPHDFYDTMVHPFPQRQRRTTEDEQFGKFVEVPTYSKYLKDILNNKKPLPSSDVLADQSVRYPEGVAENISVRVWDFLIPEDFVVLDMALDMNTPLILGRPFLSTAKIVQPRRRDNARPYGIPTDRKTQHHRNVL comes from the exons ATGCCTAACCCCAACACGGGGAAGCTCCCGGGCCAAGCGGAGCCCCCCGTGAAGGAACATATCAATGCTATCACCACTAAGGGTGGAAGGTCTACACAAGACCCTCCACATCCTAATGATGCAGGGAAGCAGCAGGAGAAGACGCCGGGGGGAAGCGAGGCGCAGAAAGAAAGCGGCGAACAAGTGCCCCCAAGGGAGGAAACACCGAGGTTATCGCCCCATGACTTCTACGACACCATGGTGCATCCATTCCCCCAGCGACAGAGGAGGACAACTGAGgacgaacaattcggcaagttcgttGAG GTACCAACGTACTCGAAGTACTTAAAAGACATCCTCAATAACAAGAAGCCATTGCCGTCCTCGGATGTG TTGGCAGACCAGTCCGTCCGCTACCCGGAGGGGGTTGCAGAGAATATTTCGGTGAGAGTCTGGGATTTTCTCATCCCCGAGGATTTTGTGGTTCTGGATATGGCGCTCGACATGAACACGCCGCTCATTCTTGGGCGGCCATTTTTGAGCACTGCCAAG atcgtccaaccacgtagACGGGACAACGCGAGgccctacggcatccccactgataggaagacccagcaTCATCGCAACGTCTTGTAG
- the LOC120695550 gene encoding SH3 domain-containing protein C23A1.17-like, giving the protein MPATSHRRRLGHASRGVVGRVFVERSARSGARPWSRSPPVPRPSPAAGALAPSSRSPPAPRPSTALAPAAGRWGPCLLALPASAVALDGARAGHRPPWPLPVLALPASAAALDGARPCSRSLPAAVALARAHAPRSAAAVDGARPCSRSLLATAVLTLARAPAVRAPLAAVASVLFFLLLSRLNSYGRRGKNVPKGQV; this is encoded by the coding sequence ATGCCTGCTACCTcccaccgccggcgcctcgGCCATGCCTCGCGCGGGGTGGTTGGCCGCGTCTTTGTGGAGCGTAGCGCACGCAGCGGCGCTCGCCCGTGGTCGCGCTCCCCGCCCGTGCCGcggccctcgccggccgccggggcccTGGCCCCTTCCTCGCGCTCCCCGCCCGCACCGCGGCCCTCGACggcgctcgcgccggccgccggccgctgggGTCCTTGCCTGCTCGCTCTCCCCGCCAGCGCCGTGGCCCTCGATGGCGCTCGCGCTGGCCACCGGCCGCCGTGGCCCTTGCCCGTGCTCGCGCTCCCTGCCAGCGCCGCGGCCCTCGACGGCGCTCGCCCGTGCTCGCGGTCCCTGCCGGCCGCCGTGGCCCTTGCCCGTGCTCACGCTCCCCGCAGCGCTGCGGCCGTCGACGGCGCTCGCCCGTGCTCACGGTCCCTGCTGGCCACCGCGGTCCTCACCCTCGCCCGCGCTCCCGCCGTCCGCGCCCCTCTCGCAGCCGTCGcctctgttcttttttttttgttgttgtcgCGGCTGAACTCTTATGGAAGAAGGGGTAAAAACGTCCCAAAAGGACAAGTTTGA